In one Ochotona princeps isolate mOchPri1 chromosome 16, mOchPri1.hap1, whole genome shotgun sequence genomic region, the following are encoded:
- the OSGIN1 gene encoding oxidative stress-induced growth inhibitor 1 yields MSSSVQDRLRSSSAEPLPVVIIGNGPSGICLSYLLSGHTPYVRPDAVHPHPLLQRKLAEAPEVSILDQDLDYLSEGLEGRCESPVALLFDALLRPDTDIGGNMESVLTWKREKQRAVPHLVLGRNLPGGAWHSIEGSMVTLSQGQWMGLPDLQVKHWMQKKRRGLRNSRATAGDIAHYYKDYVTKKGLSRSFVSGAVVTAVQWGVAEPGSSGLPDCEPLFRVSGFLTSQDQSQRPFSLCARNVVLATGTFDSPARLGIPGEALPFVHHELSALEAAVRTGAVGPGSDPVLIVGAGLSAADAVLLARHYNIPVLHAFRRPVDDPGLVFNQLPKMLYPEYHKVHQMMREQAALAPSPYAGYCSLPEHQLLLFKAGGQAVLQDPQGGQAVFGVSLALVLIGSHPDLSFLPGAGATLAMDPEQPLSARRNPIEVDPFTYQSTQQEGLYALGPLAGDNFVRFVQGGALAAASSLIKKESGRPP; encoded by the exons ATGAGCTCCTCTGTGCAGGACCGCCTCAGAAGCAGCAGTGCCGAGCCCCTCCCAGTGGTCATCATCG GCAATGGCCCCTCGGGCATCTGCCTGTCCTACCTGCTCTCGGGCCACACGCCCTACGTGAGGCCGGACGCTGTGCACCCACACCCACTGCTGCAGAGGAAGCTCGCAGAGGCGCCAGAGGTCTCCATCCTGGACCAG GACCTGGACTACTTGTCTGAGGGCCTGGAAGGCCGCTGCGAGAGCCCCGTGGCCCTGCTCTTCGACGCCCTCCTGCGCCCAGATACCGACATTGGGGGCAACATGGAGTCCGTGCTCACCTGGAAGCGGGAGAAGCAGCGGGCTGTGCCCCACCTGGTCCTGGGCCGCAACCTCCCAGGTGGCGCCTGGCAC TCCATCGAGGGTTCCATGGTGACCCTGAGCCAGGGCCAGTGGATGGGGCTCCCAGACCTGCAGGTGAAGCACTGGATGCAGAAGAAGCGCAG GGGCCTTCGCAACAGCCGGGCCACGGCTGGGGACATCGCCCACTACTACAAGGACTATGTGACCAAGAAAGGGCTCAGCCGCAGCTTCGTGTCAGGTGCTGTGGTGACAGCGGTGCAGTGGGGCGTGGCTGAgccaggaagctctgggctcccggaCTGTGAGCCCCTCTTCCGGGTGAGCGGCTTCCTCACctcccaggaccagagccagcGGCCCTTCTCCCTGTGCGCCCGCAATGTGGTGCTGGCCACAGGCACCTTTGACAGCCCCGCCCGTCTCGGCATCCCTGGGGAGGCCCTACCCTTCGTGCACCACGAGCTGTCGGCCCTGGAGGCAGCTGTGCGGACTGGCGCCGTGGGCCCGGGCTCGGACCCGGTGCTCATCGTGGGAGCAGGGCTGTCGGCAGCTGACGCCGTGCTGTTGGCCCGCCACTACAACATCCCGGTGCTGCACGCCTTCCGGCGGCCAGTGGACGACCCCGGCCTGGTGTTCAATCAGCTGCCTAAAATGCTGTACCCCGAATACCACAAGGTGCACCAGATGATGCGGGAGCAGGCGGCGCTGGCGCCCAGCCCCTACGCTGGCTACTGCAGCCTGCCCGAGCACCAGCTGTTGCTCTTCAAGGCCGGCGGCCAGGCGGTGCTCCAGGACCCACAGGGAGGCCAGGCCGTGTTCGGTGTCTCGCTGGCACTCGTACTCATCGGCTCACACCCAGACCTCTCCTTCCTTCCGGGTGCCGGCGCCACCCTGGCCATGGACCCTGAGCAGCCGCTGAGTGCCAGGAGGAACCCCATCGAGGTGGACCCCTTCACCTATCAGAGCACGCAGCAGGAAGGCCTGTATGCTCTGGGGCCGCTGGCTGGTGACAACTTCGTGAGGTTCGTGCAGGGCGGAGCCCTGGCTGCCGCCAGCTCCCTCATCAAGAAGGAGAGTGGCCGGCCACCCTAG